TTTTGGCCGACCGGGCCATGATCCGAAAGGTACAGGAAATGGCCATCTCCATTCCTCCTCCCATGGCAGGGCCGTTGATGGCCGCGATGACGGGCTGGCGAAGTTTTTCCAGGCCCTGGTTGATCCGGACGACCCCTTCGTTCCAGCGGAGAACGTCCATGGGTTTCATCTTCTTCAACTCGGAGATATCGGCGCCGGCCATAAAGGCTTTTCCGGCGCCGGTGACGATCAGGACCCGGATTTCCGCGTCCCGGTCGATCCGGGCCAGGAGGTCCAGTATTTCATCAATCATTTCCTGACTGATGGCATTGCGCACATCCGGCCGGTTCAGGGTCAGATAGCCGATATTCTCTTTTTTTTCGAAACGAATGGTCTGATAGGTTTTCATGGTGAACCTCCTCCACAACCTCGATTGCAGGCGGTCAAAAACAGGTCTGCCCCCCGTCCACGACGACGGCGGAGCCTGTCATGAAACTGGATGCAGGGGATGCCAGCAGAACGCCCACCCCTTTCATTTCCTCGATCCGGGCCAGGCGCTTCATGGGGATACTGGTTTTGATAATCTTTTTTCCGATGTCGCCGGCAAACAATGCCGTATTCATGGGCGTTTCCACATAGCCGGGCAAAATGGCATTGGCCTGGATATTGTAGCGGGCCCATTCCAGCGCCATGACCCGGGTCAACTGGACGCAGCCGCCCTTGCTGGAACAATAGGCGGACATGTTGGGCCATCCGATCAGTGCGCCGATGGAGGCCACATTGATGATCTTGCCGCCTTCGCCCTGCCGGACCATCCGGGCGACAACGGATTTGGAAAGCATGAATACGGCTTTCAGATTCGTGTTCACCACACTGTCCCAGTCCGCCTCGGTCATCTCCAGAATCGGTTTTTCGCTGCCGCCGATGCCGGCATTGTTGACCAGGATATCGATACGGCCGAACGCCTGGACGACTCCTTCCACCATGGCTTCAATGTCCTCGGATCGGGTGATGTCGCAGCGGAATGGAATGGCGCGGGCTTTATATCGATTCTCGATTTCTTCACAGGCCCGGGTACAGACATCCAGCCTTCTGGCCACAATGGCGATGCCGGCGCCGGCTTCCGCCAGTCCTTCGGCAATCCCTCTGCCGATTCCGGTGGCGCCGCCGCTGACGACGGCCACTTTTCCCGTCAGATCAAAATAGGGCAAATTCATGAGGGTTCCTTTCCGTCAGGGATACACCACGATTTTCACATAACGATCCGCTGATTCCATAAGGGGTTTGATGCCCTTTTCAACCAGATCGTCCAGTTGAATCCGGGCCGATATCAACGGATTCACATCTACCCTGTCATCGGCCAGAAGGTCGATGGCCGCCGGGAATTCATTTTCATATCCGCTGCTGAAGGTGATTTCCTTTTCATGACCCCACAGCTGCATGAAAGGGACCTGAATCGGGTTGAGAGAAAGGCCGACGATACAAATGCACGCTCTTCTGCCGGTAGATTTGACGGCCGTATCAAAGGCCGGCTGGCTGCCCACGCAATCGAAAGCGACATCGGCCCGAAGCCCTCCGGTGATTCCGGCAATCGCCTTTCCCGGATCCTGTTCCAGCGGGTTGAACACATATCCGGCCCCCAGCCGGGATGCCAGATCGCGCCGCGCCTTCATGGGCTCCACCACAATGACGCGACCGGCGCCGGCCACCCGGCAGACCTGCATGACCAGAAGACCGATGGGACCGGCGCCGATCACCACCGCCGTGTCTCCGATTTGCATGCGACTTCTCTTGACGGCCCGAACGGCCACGGCCAGGGGTTCGACAAAGGAGCCCATATCGTCGGTGACGGAATCGGGAAGAGGGTAGAGGGCGTATTCCCGCAAGACCGCATATTCGGCAAAGCCGCCGTCCGCGGCAAAGCCCGTACTGCCGAGTTTCAGACACATGTTGTATGCGCCGGTCCGGCAGTAATGACAGACGCCGCAAGTGATCAGCGCGTTCATGGTCACCCGGTCGCCCGGTTGGAACCGAACGGCATCCGGACCGGACCGGACCACTTCCGCGGAAAATTCATGCCCGAGGATTACCGGGCCGCCCTGCCGCCCGGTCAATGGATGCGGCCTTGCCGGGATGATGAAAGGACCATGGTTGTATTCATGAAGATCGGACCCGCAAATGCCGCAGGCTTTGATCTTGACCAGGACCTGCCCCGGACCCGGAACCGGCTCCGGAACATTCTCTATTCGAATATCCCCTTTTTTATGCCAGACAGCTGCTTTCATGGTGGTTGATCCTGTGCATTAAAATGTTTTTTCCAAAACTTTCCGAACGCCCGCAACGACATCCTTTGCATTCGGCAAATAAGCCTGTTCCAGACTGAAAGGAACCGGAACGAAAGGGGCCCCCACCCGGACAATGGGGGCATCCAGCTCATCCATGAGTTCTTCGGCCACAACCGCCGAAATTTCCGCGCCGATCCCGCATTGTTTGACGGCTTCATGGGCCACCACCAGCCGGTGGGTTTTGGCAATGGACTGGAATACGCGGTCTTTGTCCCAGGGACTGATGGTAACGGGATCGATAATTTCCACCTGGATATTCTCCGCCGAAAGGATCTCGGCCGCTTTCAGGGATTCATGAACCATCCGGGACGTGGCGACCACCGTAACATCGGAGCCGGTTCGTTTGATATCCGCCCGGCCGAGGGGAATGACATATTCCTCTTCCGGGATCGATCCTTTCAAGGCATGAAGGGCCTTGTTTTCCACCACGATGACCGGGTTGTCATCCCGTATGGCCGACTTCATGATCCCTTTTACATCGTACGGGGTTGACGGCATGACCACTTTCAGCCCCGGGACATGGGCGAACCAGGCCTCCAGGCATTGGGAATGCTGGGGACCGGCATTCAATCCGCCGCCGCAGGGGGTGCGAATGACGATCGGCATACTGAACCGGCTGCCGAACATGTATCTCATCTTGGCGATTTGATTCACGACCCCGTCCATGCAAACCGTCATGAAATCCATGAACATGATTTCAACAACGGGCCGCATGCCGCATGCCGCGGCCCCGGCGGCCATTCCCATGAATCCCGCCTCGCTGATGGGCGTATCGATCACCCGATCCGGCCCGAACTGCTCGATCAGTCCCCGGCTGGCGCCGAATGATCCGCCCGGCTTTCCCACATCTTCACCGATCAGCACGACCCGGGAATCCCGTTCCATCTCTTCCCGTATCGCTTCTTTAATTCCTCCGATGTATCTGATTTCCTTCATGGATCACTCCCGATTCATTATTTTGAGTGATTAATTACTCAATTACTAATCAAAAAAATTATACCCATAATTCTTCCAGTAATTCGGAGGGATCGGGCAGCGGACTGTTCCGGGCATATTCCACCGCCGACAGAATTTCTTCCTGAACCTGTTTCCGGATACCCTCCGCTTCCTCATGGGTGATATGGTTATCGGCGTATAACCGCTGTAAAAAATCAGCTATACAATCGGCGCTCATGGCGGTTTCGATATTTTCAGGATTCCGGTATTTTTGAGCGTCCCCGACAAAATGACCATGCCAGCGCAGGCTTTGAACTTCAATCAGGGAGGGGCCTCCTCCGGTCCGCGCCGTTGCAATGGATTTTCCCGCTTCCTCATGAATTCGAAAAAAATCATTGGGGATGGCGACCCCCGGGATCCCGTATGCAGCGGCCCGCTCCGCAACATCGCGAATCCCCATGTGAACGGTTTGGGGCGTAAACTCGGCCCATTGATTGTTTTCACAGATGAACACAACGGGCAGGTTCAACACAGCCGCCAGGTTGAGGGACTCATGAAACGTCCCTTCACCGGTCGCCCCTTCCCCGAAAAAACAGACCGCCACCCGGTTGTTCTTGAAATATTTTGCCGAAAGAGCGGCGCCGCATGCGATGGGTATGCCGCCGCCGACGATGCCGTTGGCGCCCAGTATTCCCAGATCCGGATCCGCCAGATGCATGGACCCGGACCGTCCTCGGCAGGGGCCGTTTTTCCTCCCGAAAAGCTCGGCCATGAAGTCCGTCGCCCGGATGCCTTTGGCCAGTGCATGGCCATGCCCGCGATGGGTGTTGGCCATATAATCCGTCGCATCCAGATGACTGCATACGGCGACCGGCGTCGCCTCCTGACCGATGCATACGTGGATGAAGCCCGGAATTTCCCCGTTGGAGAACACTTCCATCAGCTTTTCTTCCACCATGCGTATGCGTATCATCCGTGTATAAAATTCGACCAGTTGATCCCTGTTGAATGTGGCCATTCCTTTCTTTTCCTCCTCCCGGCTCAAATTTCTCCGATTTTCTTCCATGCGCGACCCTCTGAGATTTCAAATCTCAAATTTCAAATCTGAAATACCCTGTCAGGCATCCATAAAAAATTCCCAGGCGCACCAGTACTGATCCGGATGCATATCCGGGGGACAGGCGACGCATCTTGTCTGGATTCTCGGATCGATGGTTTTGGCAAAATGACTGTATTCTTTGATTCCCACCGCCTTGCAGGGATAGTCCGGCAATCCTTTCTGCTTTCTGGTCTGTTGGACGCGGCATCCCACCATTCTGAAAATGCATCGATTCCCGGAGACTTCCACAAAATCCTGTTCATTGATCAAATGATACATTCTGAATTTCAGGGCCTGCATCAGGTCCGGAATACCGCCCTGCGTCAAATGAAACCGTCTCTTGATCCGTTTGGCCTCGATTTCGGAATAAATCGCGATGGCTTTCTGGTTGCAGAGGCTGGCTTCCGTTGTTCCGAATTTTTCCTCCACGGCCTGAAACCACAACCCGTCATGGGCCAGCCAGTTCAAAGAGGCATCCTGTAACAAACCCAACAATTCTTCACGGCCGAGTTCCGTTATGGAAGATTGCATGATGGTCCCCGTTCTTGAAAGTTATAAGGAAGTTTTTTCGTCAATCCATCAGATTGGGCAAAAAGGTCAGGAGCGACGGGAAAAGAACGCAGAGAATGAGCACGGCGATCTTGACCCAGCAATACGGGATCACCCCTTTGTAAATATCCCCCAGAGAAATATCGTTGGGAACCACCCCTTTCATGTAAAAAATGTTCAGGCCGAAAGGCGGCGTGATATATCCGATACAGGTCGCCAGGGTGAACAGGAGCATGAACCAGAGGGGATCGATGGAAAAGGTATTGAGAACCGGAAGAAAAACGGGAATGCAGATCATGGAGATGGCGACCGGATCGATGAACATCCCCATGACAAGGACGATCAGCAGCATGACGGTGATGGCGCCCGGGGCGCCGAACGGGATGTCGGCCAGGAATCCGCTGACCACCGCGGCCGTCCCGGTGGTTGTCACCAGGGTGGAATAACAGCCGCCGCCGATCACCAGCCACATGATCATGCTGGTGACCTTGAAGGAAACTTTCAATGCGCCATACAGGTTTCCAAAAGTCAACTGGCGATAGATTCCCGCAATAATGATGGCCCCGATGGCGCCGAAACCGGCGGCTTCCGTGGGCGTCGTGATTCCGCCATAAATGCCGCCCAATACGGCCAGAATGAGCAGAAAAGGTAAAAACACCTGGCGGAGGGCTTTCAGTTTTTCCGCCAGCGTGGCGATTTCCTCTTCCGGCAACGGCGGGCCGTCTTCGGGATGGGTTTTGCATCGCACCCAAATATACAGACTGTAAAATACCGCGCACAAGACGCCGGGAACGACGCCTCCCATAAACAGCTTTCCTACCGAAAGGGAGGCATATCCGCCGACGATGATCATCAGGTTGCTGGGAGGAATCAGTGGCCCCAGCGCTCCTCCGGCGGTTATGGCGCCGACTACAAGATGTTTGTTGTATTTTTTGTTCAGCATTTCCGGCAGCGCGATCAGCCCCATCGTTACCGTCGCCGTGGCGCCGATTCCGCTCAATGCTCCCAGAATTGCGCTGATAATGATGGTGGCGATGGCCAGCCCTCCCTTCAGGCGGCCGGTCCACATCCGCATGGTATTGTAAAGGGATGTTGCGATTCCCGAAAATTGCAGCACCGAGGCCATCAGCACAAACAGGGGAATGGCAATGAAAACTTCCGTCCGGGCCTGATTGAATGAGGCTGAAACCAGCATGAACAGGGCCGTGGGGCCGAGCAGTTGCCAGAGCAGTATCACGGAAAGACCGATCAGTGCGAAGGCTACCGGCATCCCCGTCATTAGAACGATCAGCAATGATCCAACGATGATAGAAGCAGTAACCATGGTTTATGCACCCCGGCTTTCGTCTTTATCGAAAATGATGTACAAATTTTTCAAAAACTCGGAAATTCCCTGCAGAATCAACAACAGGCACCCCAGCGGCAGGAGGAGCTTCATCCAGTAATACGGCGGCGCCCAGATGGTCGGCATGGTTTCCTTCACCTTCCAGGACATCAAAAACATTTCCCATCCGCCGACCATCAATGTGATGATTCCAATGAAAAAAATCAGGTAGGTGATCATGGACAGAATGGCCTGATTCCGTCGATTCATGTGAATGGTGAACACATCCACCGTGACATGACCTTTTTCCAGCAGCGCATATCCTCCGCCGATAAACGTGATGGCGGCAAAGATCATCACGTTCAAATCCCAGGCCCAGATCGTCGGCTGTTTCATGACGTATCTCATGAACACTTCGAAGGCGGTGATCAACACCAGCGGCAACATCAACCAGCAAAAGATTTTTCCGATCCATTCACTGATCCCGTCAACAATGCGGATATACCATTTCATATCGCTTTCTCCCGGTTATAGCGGAAACGATCCATCGGGGTTGGCTGGAAGTGTCTGCCGGCAGTTGTCCGTCAGGATTCATCCAGCCGGTTTCATCCATTCGCGGGAATCAATCCATGGGCCTGCCTACATCGCGCATCTGCTGTTTGAGGATATCCACGCCTTTTTTCATTCTTGGACTCTTTGCAGCCAGTTCATCCCAGATCGGGAGCGTGAGTTTTCTTGCTTTTACCAGTTCCTCTTCAGGCAGGTAGCAAATTTTCACGG
Above is a genomic segment from Desulfatirhabdium butyrativorans DSM 18734 containing:
- a CDS encoding SDR family NAD(P)-dependent oxidoreductase, producing MNLPYFDLTGKVAVVSGGATGIGRGIAEGLAEAGAGIAIVARRLDVCTRACEEIENRYKARAIPFRCDITRSEDIEAMVEGVVQAFGRIDILVNNAGIGGSEKPILEMTEADWDSVVNTNLKAVFMLSKSVVARMVRQGEGGKIINVASIGALIGWPNMSAYCSSKGGCVQLTRVMALEWARYNIQANAILPGYVETPMNTALFAGDIGKKIIKTSIPMKRLARIEEMKGVGVLLASPASSFMTGSAVVVDGGQTCF
- a CDS encoding DUF6125 family protein gives rise to the protein MQSSITELGREELLGLLQDASLNWLAHDGLWFQAVEEKFGTTEASLCNQKAIAIYSEIEAKRIKRRFHLTQGGIPDLMQALKFRMYHLINEQDFVEVSGNRCIFRMVGCRVQQTRKQKGLPDYPCKAVGIKEYSHFAKTIDPRIQTRCVACPPDMHPDQYWCAWEFFMDA
- a CDS encoding 2,3-butanediol dehydrogenase gives rise to the protein MKAAVWHKKGDIRIENVPEPVPGPGQVLVKIKACGICGSDLHEYNHGPFIIPARPHPLTGRQGGPVILGHEFSAEVVRSGPDAVRFQPGDRVTMNALITCGVCHYCRTGAYNMCLKLGSTGFAADGGFAEYAVLREYALYPLPDSVTDDMGSFVEPLAVAVRAVKRSRMQIGDTAVVIGAGPIGLLVMQVCRVAGAGRVIVVEPMKARRDLASRLGAGYVFNPLEQDPGKAIAGITGGLRADVAFDCVGSQPAFDTAVKSTGRRACICIVGLSLNPIQVPFMQLWGHEKEITFSSGYENEFPAAIDLLADDRVDVNPLISARIQLDDLVEKGIKPLMESADRYVKIVVYP
- a CDS encoding TRAP transporter large permease; translation: MVTASIIVGSLLIVLMTGMPVAFALIGLSVILLWQLLGPTALFMLVSASFNQARTEVFIAIPLFVLMASVLQFSGIATSLYNTMRMWTGRLKGGLAIATIIISAILGALSGIGATATVTMGLIALPEMLNKKYNKHLVVGAITAGGALGPLIPPSNLMIIVGGYASLSVGKLFMGGVVPGVLCAVFYSLYIWVRCKTHPEDGPPLPEEEIATLAEKLKALRQVFLPFLLILAVLGGIYGGITTPTEAAGFGAIGAIIIAGIYRQLTFGNLYGALKVSFKVTSMIMWLVIGGGCYSTLVTTTGTAAVVSGFLADIPFGAPGAITVMLLIVLVMGMFIDPVAISMICIPVFLPVLNTFSIDPLWFMLLFTLATCIGYITPPFGLNIFYMKGVVPNDISLGDIYKGVIPYCWVKIAVLILCVLFPSLLTFLPNLMD
- a CDS encoding thiamine pyrophosphate-dependent dehydrogenase E1 component subunit alpha, encoding MATFNRDQLVEFYTRMIRIRMVEEKLMEVFSNGEIPGFIHVCIGQEATPVAVCSHLDATDYMANTHRGHGHALAKGIRATDFMAELFGRKNGPCRGRSGSMHLADPDLGILGANGIVGGGIPIACGAALSAKYFKNNRVAVCFFGEGATGEGTFHESLNLAAVLNLPVVFICENNQWAEFTPQTVHMGIRDVAERAAAYGIPGVAIPNDFFRIHEEAGKSIATARTGGGPSLIEVQSLRWHGHFVGDAQKYRNPENIETAMSADCIADFLQRLYADNHITHEEAEGIRKQVQEEILSAVEYARNSPLPDPSELLEELWV
- a CDS encoding TRAP transporter small permease subunit gives rise to the protein MKWYIRIVDGISEWIGKIFCWLMLPLVLITAFEVFMRYVMKQPTIWAWDLNVMIFAAITFIGGGYALLEKGHVTVDVFTIHMNRRNQAILSMITYLIFFIGIITLMVGGWEMFLMSWKVKETMPTIWAPPYYWMKLLLPLGCLLLILQGISEFLKNLYIIFDKDESRGA
- a CDS encoding alpha-ketoacid dehydrogenase subunit beta is translated as MKEIRYIGGIKEAIREEMERDSRVVLIGEDVGKPGGSFGASRGLIEQFGPDRVIDTPISEAGFMGMAAGAAACGMRPVVEIMFMDFMTVCMDGVVNQIAKMRYMFGSRFSMPIVIRTPCGGGLNAGPQHSQCLEAWFAHVPGLKVVMPSTPYDVKGIMKSAIRDDNPVIVVENKALHALKGSIPEEEYVIPLGRADIKRTGSDVTVVATSRMVHESLKAAEILSAENIQVEIIDPVTISPWDKDRVFQSIAKTHRLVVAHEAVKQCGIGAEISAVVAEELMDELDAPIVRVGAPFVPVPFSLEQAYLPNAKDVVAGVRKVLEKTF